Below is a genomic region from Halobacterium sp. CBA1132.
GGACTCGGAGAGGCGCTCTTCGAGGTCGTCGAGGTCGATGTCCGGGCTCTGCGGCATGACCTTGAGGACGGCGGCGACCTTACCCATCGTTACGGCCCCCGGAACCCGCAGTCGGGGCACTCGTAGAGGTTGCTCTGCTTGCGGCACTTCGCGCAGCGGTAAATCTGCTGGCCGCAGTCCGGACATTTGAACGCGGCGGCGGTGGTGCCCGAGATGTTGATGCCACAGGACACGCACTTTCGCGCGCGTTTGGCTTCGGTTTCGGATTCGCTCATAGATTGTTTTGCGCCCGGACGCGTTTTAACCGTTGTCTTTCGGCATCGCCGACCGCGACCTAGCTCCCCGGCAGGATGTCACCGAGCGCGGCGCCGATGGCCATCGGCAGGAGGGCGACGACGACGGTGGATGCGGCGAGCGTCGGATCCGTCCACGAGATGCGGCCCCACGCGGTCAACAGCAGCGTCGCGGTGACCGTGGACGCGCCGAGCACGCCGACGAGGCGCCGCGGGACGAGGCCGAGAATCCGGTTCGCGACGCGGACGTCCTGAAACTGCGCGACGTACAGCAGGCCGTAGACGATGACGACTGTGGCAGCGACACTACCGGCGAGCAGGGAGGGGTGGCCGGCGAGGAATACGCCAGCTTCGTTGGTACCGCCTTCGACGGCCATCGGGATGCCGAACAGGAGACTCCCCAGGAACGCTTCCGCGAGGTCGTTGGCGTCGAAGCCGTAGATGACGCGGCCGAACGTGCCCTCGGGCTGCATGTCGGTCGCCATCTCTTTCACTTCGCGGAGCTGTGCGCGGGCTTCGTCGTCCTCGACGTGGTCGTCTAAGTCTTCGAGTTCGTCGAA
It encodes:
- a CDS encoding HVO_2753 family zinc finger protein is translated as MSESETEAKRARKCVSCGINISGTTAAAFKCPDCGQQIYRCAKCRKQSNLYECPDCGFRGP
- a CDS encoding DUF2391 family protein; this translates as MSAPPEGDRKGFSDLFDELEDLDDHVEDDEARAQLREVKEMATDMQPEGTFGRVIYGFDANDLAEAFLGSLLFGIPMAVEGGTNEAGVFLAGHPSLLAGSVAATVVIVYGLLYVAQFQDVRVANRILGLVPRRLVGVLGASTVTATLLLTAWGRISWTDPTLAASTVVVALLPMAIGAALGDILPGS